From Candidatus Eremiobacterota bacterium, the proteins below share one genomic window:
- a CDS encoding 6-phosphofructokinase, protein MMNSTDETLAILVGGGPAPGINGVIASATIEARNHGLRVLGVYEGYRHLVAGDTSHVTELEIEDVSRMHFTGGSMLRTSRTNPAADPEALRKCIRSLTLLGVRYLVAIGGDDTTYGASRIAAETKGRIGVATVPKTIDNDLPLPDNAPTFGFETARSVGSAIVENLMEDARTASRWYLAVTMGRKSGALALGICKAAGATLAIIPEEFKGERIALDDVVDTIVGAIVKRLLSGHDHGVAVVAEGIAERIDPKELAAVSTAQRDAYGHVRLADVPLGMVLRDAVRARVKEIGIDATIVPKDIGYELRSA, encoded by the coding sequence GTGATGAACAGCACGGACGAAACGCTGGCGATCCTGGTCGGCGGCGGGCCGGCGCCGGGGATCAACGGCGTCATCGCGTCGGCCACGATCGAGGCGCGCAATCACGGGCTGCGCGTGCTCGGAGTCTACGAGGGCTACCGGCATCTCGTCGCCGGCGACACCTCGCACGTGACGGAGCTCGAGATCGAAGACGTCTCGCGGATGCACTTCACCGGCGGCTCGATGCTGCGCACCTCGCGCACGAATCCCGCCGCCGACCCGGAAGCGCTGCGCAAGTGCATCCGTTCGCTCACGCTGCTCGGCGTGCGGTATCTGGTTGCGATCGGCGGCGACGACACGACCTACGGCGCCTCGCGCATCGCCGCCGAGACGAAGGGCCGGATCGGCGTCGCGACGGTCCCGAAGACGATCGACAACGATCTGCCGCTCCCCGACAACGCGCCGACGTTCGGCTTCGAAACCGCGCGCAGCGTCGGCTCGGCGATCGTCGAGAACCTGATGGAGGACGCGCGGACGGCCTCGCGCTGGTACCTCGCTGTCACGATGGGTCGCAAGTCGGGCGCGCTCGCGCTCGGCATCTGCAAGGCCGCGGGCGCGACGCTGGCGATCATCCCCGAGGAGTTCAAAGGCGAGCGGATCGCGCTCGACGACGTCGTCGACACGATCGTCGGCGCGATCGTCAAGCGGCTCTTGTCCGGCCACGACCACGGCGTCGCGGTCGTCGCCGAAGGAATCGCCGAGCGCATCGACCCCAAGGAGCTGGCCGCGGTCTCGACCGCGCAGCGCGACGCGTACGGTCACGTGCGGCTCGCCGACGTCCCGCTCGGGATGGTGTTGCGCGACGCCGTGCGCGCGCGCGTGAAAGAGATCGGGATCGACGCGACGATCGTCCCGAAGGACATCGGCTACGAGCTGCGCAGCGC
- a CDS encoding NADP-dependent isocitrate dehydrogenase — translation MNKIKVKNPVVELDGDEMTRIIWQFIKDKLILPYLDVDLKYYDLGIEHRDATDDQVTLDAARAIKQYGVGVKCATITPDEARVKEFNLKAMYRSPNGTIRNELDGTIFREPIICRNVPRLVPAWTQPIVIGRHAFGDQYRATDFVVPGAGKLTLSFTPADGGAPIVRDVFEFKHGGVALSMYNLDESIRGFARASFNYGLMRNYPVYLSTKNTILKAYDGRFKDLFQQVFDEEFKAEFDRRGLTYEHRLIDDMVAAALKWSGAFVWACKNYDGDVQSDTVAQGFGSLGLMTSVLMTPDGKTIEAEAAHGTVTRHYRQHQKGQETSTNPIASIFAWTRGLAHRGKVDGTPDVTRFAETLERVCVDTVESGKMTKDLAILIGPDQPWLTTNQFLDALDAELRARMEAAPTPAAV, via the coding sequence GACGCGCATCATCTGGCAGTTCATCAAGGACAAGCTTATCTTGCCGTATCTCGACGTCGACCTGAAGTACTACGACCTCGGAATCGAGCACCGCGACGCGACCGACGACCAGGTCACGCTCGACGCGGCCCGCGCGATCAAGCAGTACGGCGTCGGCGTGAAGTGTGCGACGATCACGCCCGACGAGGCGCGCGTCAAAGAGTTCAACCTCAAAGCGATGTACCGCTCGCCGAACGGAACGATCCGCAACGAGCTCGACGGGACGATCTTCCGCGAGCCGATCATCTGCCGCAACGTGCCGCGGCTCGTGCCGGCCTGGACGCAGCCGATCGTGATCGGCCGCCACGCCTTCGGCGACCAGTACCGCGCGACGGACTTCGTCGTCCCGGGCGCGGGGAAGCTCACCTTGTCGTTCACGCCGGCGGACGGCGGCGCGCCGATCGTGCGCGACGTCTTCGAGTTCAAGCACGGCGGCGTCGCGCTCTCGATGTACAACCTCGACGAGTCGATCCGCGGCTTCGCGCGCGCCAGCTTCAACTACGGGCTGATGCGCAACTACCCGGTTTACCTCTCGACGAAGAACACCATCCTCAAGGCCTACGACGGCCGTTTCAAGGATCTTTTCCAGCAGGTGTTCGACGAGGAGTTCAAGGCCGAGTTCGACCGCCGCGGGCTGACCTACGAGCACCGGCTGATCGACGACATGGTCGCGGCCGCGCTGAAGTGGTCGGGCGCGTTCGTATGGGCCTGCAAGAACTACGACGGCGACGTGCAGTCGGACACCGTCGCCCAAGGGTTCGGCTCGCTGGGGTTGATGACGTCGGTGCTGATGACCCCCGACGGCAAGACGATCGAAGCGGAAGCGGCGCACGGCACCGTGACGCGCCACTACCGTCAGCATCAAAAAGGCCAGGAGACCTCGACGAACCCGATCGCTTCGATCTTCGCCTGGACGCGTGGGCTCGCGCACCGCGGCAAGGTCGACGGCACACCGGACGTCACGCGCTTCGCCGAGACGCTCGAGCGCGTCTGCGTCGACACCGTGGAGTCCGGGAAGATGACGAAGGACTTGGCGATCTTGATCGGACCCGACCAGCCGTGGCTGACGACGAACCAGTTCCTGGACGCGCTCGACGCCGAGCTGCGCGCGCGGATGGAGGCCGCACCGACCCCCGCGGCGGTGTAG